From a region of the Besnoitia besnoiti strain Bb-Ger1 chromosome I, whole genome shotgun sequence genome:
- a CDS encoding hypothetical protein (encoded by transcript BESB_003700), translating to MPSHQFADARYGPSWGVHACPLSPCTVSRGSGRRTPCLLLAGAVCLLLFIARDSVVEASSEMKQKILKKMVKGAFKSTAKYPGWVIRNWYLGLARMMHGWLMAFSRRSTRRLTGAWFRAFVYNLSHGVAPLHSEDGGHAASADKPDHSGAEPVASHQEARVAFSQPVAVNYQAIRQMHELFEDAALTEADTSLASNFASIVEKATEADYRKLRPTVERVLYAGLTAAYEGQLFQSVGGQMSENFKTVVTGSGCPFSNYSSYNFVKKAMAGADPIKLVQETQVEQTPGGVPYTSYECQSFKNYMVDRLERDAVSFVDTVEKLASGVAGRSFYDMSALVQAEKLNAPGFGNEATRAERSDLGKIVTPPEEHLVSAVQFLIPQL from the exons ATGCCTTCACACCAGTTTGCTGACGCGCGATACGGGCCGAGCTGGGGGGTCCACGCGTGTCCGCTTTCCCCCTGCACTGTGAGTCGTGGCTCCGGACGGCGGACGCCATGCCTGTTACTCGCTGGCGCAGTCTGTTTGCTGCTCTTCATTGCGCGTGACAGTGTAGTTGAGGCAAGCAGTGAAATGAAGCAGAAAATCCTCAAGAAGATGGTGAAAGGCGCTTTCAAGAGTACAGCGAAGTATCCTGGATGGGTGATAAGGAATTGGTACCTTGGCTTGGCGAGAATGATGCACGGCTGGCTAATGGCGTTTTCACGGCGCAGCACGAGAAGACTGACAGGAGCTTGGTTCAGGGCCTTTGTGTATAATCTGAGTCATGGTGTGGCGCCCCTACACAGCGAGGACGGAGGGCATGCTGCATCGGCAGACAAGCCAGATCATAGTGGGGCTGAGCCGGTGGCTTCCCATCAAGAGGCCAGAGTTGCCTTCAGTCAACCAGTGGCTGTCAACTACCAAGCAATACGGCAAATGCATGAATTATTTGAGGATGCGGCTCTCACAGAGGCGGACACGTCGCTGGCTTCAAACTTCGCAAGTATAGTAGAAAAGGCGACAGAAGCCGATTATCGAAAGCTACGGCCGACAGTGGAACGTGTTTTGTATGCTGGTTTGACCGCCGCGTACGAGGGACAGTTATTTCAAAGCGTTGGAGGGCAGATGTCGGAGAATTTCAAAACCGTGGTCACCGGCAGCGGGTGCCCCTTCTCGAACTACAGCTCGTACAATTTTGTGAAGAAGGCTATGGCAGGTGCCGATCCCATCAAGCTTGTCCAGGAGACACAGGTGGAGCAGACGCCTGGTGGCGTCCCCTATACAAGTTACGAATGCCAGTCGTTCAAGAATTACATGGTTGACAGGCTTGAGCGAGATGCTGTCAGCTTCGTTGACACTGTAGAAAAGCTTGCGAGCGGCGTTGCAGGACGCTCGTTTTATGACATGTCGGCCCTTGTGCAGGCTGAAAAGCTCAATGCACCGGGATTTGGAAATGAGGCAACCAGGGCCGAGCGGAGCGACTTGGGAAAGATTGTGA CCCCGCCCGAGGAGCACCTCGTGTCAGCGGTCCAATTCCTGATCCCGCAACTGTGA
- a CDS encoding alveolin domain containing intermediate filament IMC3 (encoded by transcript BESB_003630) — MAARPEDLRQTSTVSTGPPQSPHADQTAGIDLPSPSKQPERYAFSGVTHGDQGPALGAGIQAVTPTMVTEPPRIGRVLFAGDRTEPLVLTRRGPMTLEAFKSHRNFFLLFPPLHPHPGVPLNEKGAFDMDAFRRSQGGLPVRTLDQPADENGWGPPLYEC; from the coding sequence ATGGCAGCCCGTCCAGAAGATCTGCGTCAAACATCCACAGTGTCTACTGGTCCACCCCAGTCACCACATGCCGACCAGACCGCGGGAATCGACCTTCCTTCCCCGTCTAAGCAGCCGGAGCGCTATGCGTTTTCAGGTGTCACGCATGGTGACCAAGGTCCAGCTCTCGGAGCAGGAATACAGGCCGTCACTCCCACCATGGTGACGGAACCGCCCCGCATTGGAAGAGTTCTTTTTGCTGGAGACCGAACCGAGCCCCTTGTCCTAACAAGACGCGGACCAATGACCCTCGAAGCCTTCAAGAGCCATCGCAacttttttcttctgtttcCTCCTTTGCATCCTCACCCAGGTGTGCCACTGAATGAAAAAGGAGCCTTCGACATGGATGCTTTCAGACGGTCGCAAGGCGGTCTACCGGTTCGAACTCTAGATCAACCAGCAGATGAAAATGGCTGGGGGCCGCCACTGTATGAATGTTAA
- a CDS encoding leucine rich repeat-containing protein (encoded by transcript BESB_003640) codes for MQNPSVTNCRRSPSHHDYIVPSAPIDLSFRNYKSPTDILPEHATTAGKGNSPCSSSEQATRKTSPPSGFPPQPARPTFIIALAFNNGEWPSCALAGSPENISRKKNEPQFRVTFSEAETSLGGQCLTQSTPLVSASDPRSLWAHAFSEPQSSQHYFSSCLPHPSGFRSSVCLSRHSSTVSLCTQPKNGFEGTVLDLHSPGKIHVKLTVTAVRLCNNQMTSLEELVPALCRIMPTPKSNLQWLDLAFNQLVAVHPVLQQLSELRTLYLHCNLIANYTCLLPLKGMPKLRTLTLMGNPVEVEDYSKYRIAILAALPRLKSLDHTAVSDDEVAAAEHFRHHQALKRQKGINDKRSEEWYSMY; via the exons ATGCAAAATCCTAGTGTCACGAACTGCCGCCGGTCACCAAGTCACCATGATTACATTGTGCCTTCCGCTCCCATCGATCTGTCATTTCGGAACTACAAATCGCCCACTGATATACTGCCGGAGCATGCGACAACCGCAGGAAAAGGAAATTCTCCTTGTAGTTCTTCCGAGCAAGCGACTCGGAAAACCTCTCCTCCATCAGGTTTCCccccgcagcctgcgcgacCCACGTTTATAATCGCACTCGCGTTCAACAACGGCGAATGGCCATCTTGCGCCCTTGCCGGGTCGCCGGAAAACATCTCGCGCAAGAAAAATGAACCCCAGTTCCGGGTGACTTTTTCCGAGGCTGAGACGAGCCTCGGTGGCCAATGTTTGACCCAGTCCACGCCACTTGTCTCGGCGTCCGACCCTCGCTCACTCTGGGCACACGCGTTTTCGGAACCGCAGTCGTCGCAGCATTATTTCTCTTCCTGTTTACCTCATCCATCAGGTTTTAGGTCCTCCGTGTGTTTATCGAGGCACAGTAGCACTGTATCGCTTTGCACGCAGCCGAAGAATGGTTTTGAAGGGACTGTCCTAGACTTGCACAGTCCCGGAAAAATTCACGTGAAACTGACTGTAACTGCCGTCAGGCTTTGTAACAATCAAATGACTTCTCTGGAGGAGCTGGTCCCTGCGTTGTGCCGGATCATGCCGACACCAAAAAGCAATTTGCAATGGCTAGATCTTGCATTCAATCAGCTCGTGGCGGTCCACCCAGTTCTACAGCAGCTTTCAGAACTTCGGACTCTCTATTTGCATTGCAATCTTATTGCAAATTATACctgtcttctgcctctgaAGGGTATGCCGAAACTGAGGACATTAACACTCATGGGGAATCCTGTCGAAGTAGAGGACTACAGCAAGTACAG AATCGCAATACTTGCTGCGTTGCCACGGCTCAAGTCGTTAGACCATACCGCTGTCAGTGACGACGAggtcgccgctgctgagCATTTCCGGCATCACCAAGCactgaagaggcagaaaggGATTAATGACAAGAGGTCGGAAGAGTGGTATTCGATGTATTAA
- a CDS encoding hypothetical protein (encoded by transcript BESB_003620): MAFRASRCLAATVVVALAAGLHLSFFVPSTFLSPRRRLLLFCLYVSLFLFVFVSAPSLETARLLSARAAEEPNAAAAAAEPDDDAYAEGSELFADLQSAPETHSEGSTEFRVRMQEVMTQAGDITDQFMVEIASLTAQIDTLRMEVNNAKGELNRLNELFDDKTEKTLRMIGERIEEFSSDLEQLEADLSEQLKPGTGIVFKRLEELRTQLLKSRAEAESHFHSEAYSLMRQVDTCSARVDELTRVYFDLRNRTDLETTDMDARMIKARHELEDLVQQRVAVLAASEQRITAEAVKRLVELLKNLRLEENMLQDIVRSIQRQFLEPSTVVGRHAHREKGATFIDLSSSFADSKIEKVCVVMTHHVQQLLPGKIVIPIFIHIVPPVSRLSQPNNTRGRKVFSGLGGARALLASLKLAPLGKADESDMPDDAQSGVDEPSDMVIPDEQIIAAGAAQWLQERQAFGARSDHYVVVRVHGLLMEYYTVPTLQYQQFSYARPKNISVARPEHFAERLEEVMHSKLRVLEAALDKDTFLLIGYLGEATGHVVQPRASLLQTANRVAAARSLEQDVTSSSVGVYSRVKQFKHQLRFIDDLANIYARLYKKNLATRAVLQGDEIEVVVVVGGKAAGVGKITAEMPPCREDDPFFRQAFTVLSMNLTAVTQQIFAFPSDMLLAKALSGLVSGIEGGVAGYTEESSTGRSSGVQSACGAIISTSGLAKRVWRQQVLRASLSVMRKSTPAEKGGGGKEETPRALTEVPVVKGSIRDAVEANLELGYLDLPAYIMEAIVRVMRDRLEFVSRGYTFYVIVNVSE; encoded by the exons atgGCGTTTCGCGCAAGTCGgtgcctcgcggcgacggtcgtcgtcgctcttgCGGCTGGACTGCACCTCAGCTTTTTTGTGCCGTCCAcgtttctctctccacgGAGGCGCTTGCTGCTTTTCTGCCTCTAtgtttcgctttttctctttgtcttcgtctccgctcctTCCCTCGAAACCGCTCGCCTGCTCTctgcacgcgcggcggaggagccgaatgccgccgccgctgccgccgagccTGATGACGACGCGTATGCTGAGGGTTCAGAACTCTTTGCCGACCTGCAATCGGCGCCCGAAACTCACAGCGAGGGCTCTACAGAGTTCAGGGTCCGCATGCAGGAAGTGATGACCCAGGCTGGAGACATCACAGACCA ATTCATGGTGGAGATCGCGTCCCTCACTGCGCAGATAGACACGCTTCGCATGGAGGTCAACAACGCCAAAGGCGAATTGAATCGGCTCAATGAGCTCTTCGACGACAAAACTGAAAAGACGCTTCGCATGATCGGCGAGCGCATCG AGGAGTTTAGCAGTGACCTGGAGCAGCTGGAGGCGGATTTGAGCGAGCAGCTGAAACCAGGAACTGGGATTGTGTTCAAGCGACTCGAGGAACTGCGTACGCAGCTTCTCAAgagccgcgccgaggcggaaaGTCATTTTCATTCCGAGGCGTACAGCCTCATGCGCCAGGTCGACACGTGCAGCGCCAGAGTGGACGAACTCACCCGC GTCTATTTTGACCTGCGGAATCGGACCGACTTGGAGACCACCGACATGGATGCACGGATGATTAAGGCGCGGCACGAGCTGGAAGATCTTGTGCAGCAGCGTGTGGCAGTTTTGGCTGCCTCGGAGCAGCGCATCACTGCGGAGGCTGTGAAGCGGCTGGTGGAGTTGCTGAAGAATTTGCGCCTGGAAGAAAACATGCTGCAGGACATCGTCAGGAGTATTCAGCGTCAGTTTTTGGAGCCGTCGACCGTCGTGGGGAGACACGCGCACCGGGAAAAGGGCGCGACGTTTATCGACCTCAGCAGCTCCTTCGCGGACAGCAAAATCGAGAAGGTGTGCGTGGTCATGACGCACCACGTGCAGCAACTTCTTCCAGGGAAGATTGTGATTCCCATTTTCATTCACATCGTGCCGCCCGTGTCGCGTCTGAGTCAGCCAAACAACACGCGGGGACGGAAGGTCTTCAGCGGCCTGGGGGGGGCCCGTGCGCTCTTGGCGTCGCTGAAGCTGGCGCCACTCGGCAAGGCGGACGAAAGCGACATGCCAGACGATGCACAGTCTGGAGTCGACGAGCCGTCAGACATGGTCATCCCTGATGAGCAGATTattgctgccggcgccgcgcagtggCTGCAAGAACGCCAGGCCTTTGGCGCGCGCTCGGATCACTACGTGGTCGTGCGGGTTCACGGGTTGCTGATGGAGTACTACACCGTCCCCACCCTGCAGTACCAGCAATTCAGTTACGCGCGACCGAAGAACATTTCTGTCGCGCGGCCTGAGCACTTCGCTGAGAGACTGGAAGAAGTGATGCACAGCAAACTACGCGTTCTCGAGGCTGCTTTAGACAAGGACACGTTCTTACTCATTGGGTATCTGGGTGAAGCGACGGGACACGTTGtgcagccgcgggcgtcgctccTGCAGACGGCCAACCGGGTTGCTGCCGCGCGAAGCCTTGAGCAGGATGTGACGTCTTCGAGTGTAGGTGTGTATTCCCGTGTCAAGCAATTCAAACATCAGCTGCGGTTCATTGATGATCTGGCGAACATCTACGCCCGGTTATATAAGAAAAACTTGGCGACGAGGGCCGTCCTACAGGGGGACGAGATCGAGGTCGTCGTCGTTGTTGGAGGCAAGGCAGCTGGTGTAGGAAAGATTACGGCTGAGATGCCCCCATGTCGAGAGGACGATCCGTTTTTCCGGCAGGCGTTTACAGTTCTGTCAATGAACTTGACAGCCGTCACTCAGCAGATCTTCGCGTTCCCCAGTGACATGTTGCTGGCGAAGGCCCTTTCGGGGCTGGTATCGGGTATAGAAGGCGGTGTTGCCGGTTACACTGAAGAGAGTAGCACAGGAAGATCCTCAGGAGTGCAATCAGCGTGTGGGGCAATCATATCCACCAGCGGTCTCGCCAAGCGGGTGTGGCGGCAGCAAGTGTTGAGGGCGTCGCTGTCGGTTATGCGGAAGAGTACACCGGCAGAGAAGGGTGGTGGCGGCAaggaagagacgccgcgtGCGCTGACGGAGGTCCCGGTTGTGAAGGGTAGTATTCGGGATGCCGTCGAAGCGAATCTGGAACTAGGATACTTGGATCTGCCAGCGTACATCATGGAAGCAATTGTGCGGGTCATGAGGGATCGGCTCGAATTCGTTTCCCGAGGATATACATTTTACGTAATTGTCAACGTGAGCGAGTAA
- a CDS encoding hypothetical protein (encoded by transcript BESB_003690): protein MVDSYDNPMYRNKPSTRVHAAPGGASSICFGDDVPSPSPAVRSPGVSTASSPAPPSASPSPRPPAGNHGVSQDCSASKTSVRVHQPPGGRSSIHFG, encoded by the exons ATGG TGGACAGCTACGACAACCCAATGTACCGAAACAAGCCGAGCACCCGGGTGCACGCCGCACCCGGTGGCGCATCGTCTATCTGCTTCGGCGATGATG ttccctcgccctcgcctgctgTGCGATCGCCGGGAGTGTCCACCGCGTCTTCCCCTGCGCCTCCCAGTGCCAGCCCCTCTCCAAGGCCCCCTGCTGGAAACCACGGAGTCTCGCAGGACTGCAGTGCTTCAAAGACTTCCGTTCGCGTGCACCAGCCCCCTGGAGGGAGATCCTCGA TTCATTTCGGCTGA
- a CDS encoding Mak16 protein (encoded by transcript BESB_003670): protein MQNDEVIWNVINKDFCSFKVKTQREDMCRNEYNVTGKCNRVSCPLANSNYGTVVEHQGALFLCLKTIERAHLPKKMWEKIRLPLNVKQAKQVIEREMKNVYKNHQIERCKRRAIKLKQMLDRMRRLELKPKEKLVPVKQKTERRERAREKKAEVAAHLEDVIESELLKRLQQGVYGTLYNFESEKAEEAEEQEDAEERRQGKAEKKGAVTFEEEEDEEEDDEEAASDEDSEEEDQEDFEWDESDEDEDIEDLEFSEEDFAEPARKAARRGSTATSMEGRRRRAVQREAEDEQSEEESSAKREEESRGSSGRRLLQVAGLKRQLAKRGRPREAIRFEEEEEEPMLQRN from the exons ATGCAAAACGATGAGGTCATTTGGAACGTCATTAACAAGGACTTTTGTTCCTTCAAAGtgaagacgcagcgcgaggacaTGTGCAGAAACGAGTACAACGTGACTGGCAAATGCAACAGAGTGTCCTGCCCCCTAGCAAACAGCAACTATGGCACGGTTGTGGAGCACCAGGGCGCGCTGTTCCTTTGTCTCAAGACGATTGAGAGGGCCCACCTGCCAAAGAAGATGTGGGAGAAGATTCGGCTTCCTCTCAACGTCAAGCAGGCGAAGCAAGTTATCGAGAGAGAAATGAAAAACGTCTACAAAAATCACCAGATTGAACGATGCAAGAGAAGGGCGATCAAGCTGAAACAAATGCTCGACCGCATGCGCCGGCTCGAACTCAAACCCAA GGAGAAGCTGGTGCCAGTCAAGCAAAAGAccgagcgcagagagcgcgcgcgcgagaagaaggcagaggtCGCTGCGCATTTGGAAGACGTTATCGAGTCCGAGCTTCTCAAGAGGCTGCAACAG GGTGTGTACGGAACTCTGTATAACTTCGAGTCCGAGaaggctgaggaggcggaggagcaagaggacgcggaggaacgACGGCAAGGCAAGGCTGAGAAGAAAG GCGCAGTCACGttcgaagaagaggaagatgaagaggaagacgacgaggaggcggcatccgacgaggacagcgaggaagaggaccAAGAGGACTTTGAGTGGGATGAGTCCGATGAAGATGAAGACATTGAAGACCTCGAGTTCAGCGAAGAGGACTTTGCGGAGCCCGCGCGAAaggccgccaggcgcggaTCGACGGCGACTTCGATGgagggccgccgcaggcgggcagtccagcgcgaggcggaagacgaacaATCCGAAGAGGAGTCTTCGGCGAAACGAGAGGAGGAGTCACGCGGTTCGTCAGGAAGGCGTCTCTTGCAGGTTGCAGGGCTCAAACGACAGCTTGCCAAACGAG GCCGACCACGGGAAGCGATTCGTtttgaggaagaagaggaagagccTATGCTTCAGCGGAACTGA
- a CDS encoding putative inner dynein arm light chain (encoded by transcript BESB_003660) — protein sequence MQTSLLKYRTPHVERIISKDASKNRSRAKGSGDGPAAQHVPIATTEDILDSILPPREWTENGQLWRQRVSSTPATRADVIALQEELDKRLQQRQAREYGLCSIREKLYSQCFDEILRQVTIACAERGLLLHRVRTELRTMIQAYQKLYGSSAAFGMRKALQAEQRKDEMDQQLEFLTRSNRQLEQEVNVMERYVEKTIQDAKERMEQEEQDHRATVMALKKKSQKMRHELERLLSVSTRR from the exons ATGCAGACTTCGTTGTTGAAGTACCGAACTCCGCACGTCGAACGAATCATTAGCAAAGATGCCTCCAAAAATCGGTCGCGCGCCAAAGGATCTGGGGACGGGCCGGCTGCGCAACATGTCCCAATCGCCACAACGGAAGACATCCTAGATTCGATTTTGCCGCCCCGTGAATGGACCGAAAATGGACAGCTGTGGAGGCAAAGAGTCAGCAGCACCCCAGCCACACGAGCCGATGTCATTGCTCTCCAAGAAGAACTTGACAAACGTCTACAGCAGAGACAAGCGAGAGAATATGGACTCTGCTCGATCAGAGAGAAGCTTTATTCGCAGTGCTTCGACGAGATCCTCCGGCAG GTGACAATTGCGTGTGCTGAGAGAGGCTTGCTTCTTCACCGCGTGCGAACCGAGCTTCGAACCATGATCCAAGCATACCAGAAGTTGTATGGGTCATCTGCAGCCTTCGGCATGAGGAAGGCGTTGCAGGCAGAACAGAGGAAAGATGAGATGGACCAGCAGCTCGAATTCCTCACTCGAAGCAACCGACAGCTTGAACAAGAAGTAAATGTGATGGAGCGATACGTCGAGAAAACAATTcaggacgcgaaggagagaatGGAACAG GAAGAACAAGACCACAGGGCGACAGTAAtggcgctgaagaagaaatcGCAGAAGATGCGGCACGAACTTGAacgccttctctctgtctcaaCTCGGCGATGA
- a CDS encoding hypothetical protein (encoded by transcript BESB_003650), producing MGNTMSCFERWGKRTPDGPLLQIKQNTLGYPSGIIEATSSASTASTQSTTAGTTSPTPAPGSAFATTVAVERPSRRRQTYSSKSRKSDTEISSMEELSDETESEDNDAVSASDIRMKKVMQYRRALTKVVKLKTHLFSETVKVTCSKDGEQIQWFKGKSASGPQDRKKPSGFFPVDKITSVKSQADNTKALVITVNNPQPSTYNFTFKTPSERESWQDQVQSLMKFMAMK from the exons ATGGGGAACACTATGAGCTGCTTCGAGAGGTGGGGGAAACGTACCCCAGATGGCCCACTTCTACAAATAAAGCAAAACACCCTGGGCTATCCGAGCGGCATTATTGAAGCCACTTCGAGCGCGTCGACAGCTTCTACTCAGTCGACAACAGCGGGAACAACGAGTCCAACTCCAGCGCCAGGAAGCGCGTTCGCCACCACAGTGG cTGTGGAACGCCCCTCGCGACGGCGTCAGACGTATAGCTCGAAATCGAGGAAGAGTGACACAGAAATTTCAAGCATGGAAGAATTGTCTGATGAGACGGAGTCGGAGGACAACGACGCG GTCAGTGCGAGCGACATCCGTATGAAAAAGGTCATGCAGTACAGGCGTGCGCTCACGAAGGTGGTCAAGCTGAAAACGCATCTCTTTTCCGAGACAGTGAAGGTGACGTGCAGCAAAGATGGAGAACAGATCCAGTGGTTCAAGGGCAAATCTGCTAGCGGACCGCAAGACAGAAAAAAACCCTCTGGATTCTTCCCGGTGGACAAG ATTACGTCCGTCAAATCTCAAGCTGACAACACGAAGGCGCTGGTGATCACCGTCAATAACCCACAGCCGTCGACGTATAACTTCAC CTTCAAGACCCCGTCCGAGCGTGAGAGCTGGCAAGATCAGGTCCAGTCCCTGATGAAGTTCATGGCGATGAAATAA
- a CDS encoding hypothetical protein (encoded by transcript BESB_003680), with amino-acid sequence MRCSLAAQELAPFLRSRPSGRIPAFFLKKFTSSGEGACSLLALNAQCRPASSKFFPPKSPRGFEHCGLQGSPSPDLLLPHCLATPYPLRRLSSSPHSASLSESPSPSAPAPSLASAASPSRALASKCIKTRADDSWPASPAAASASSCAERVELPGEEAKDDVLGAPPEFTSVLDGSPEGKPREAGISCLKARCRTRAVTCEGETAGSLSADAAAAAPPRGGATTSPFFFRVAAENETAQAWRDKEVRTAGELSLASRSAGLAESRLLPSEVSASAAASRSWGPVAGRERGLSQLVDCEAALAFAALPQIRCHSVLEGACPGLLSQVPRERASLRANREGLTPSERDRRDRKERRAAELQEGGAECSRALPMPSHAGRREEETGLHLPGQERDFDGYYCWNRNPSARYPKKGNKGCRPVCRAMRKIRKRLKTGR; translated from the coding sequence ATGAGATGCTCTTTAGCTGCGCAGGAGCTCGCTCCCTTCCTTCGTTCTCGCCCCTCGGGGCGTATTCCCGCTTTCTTCTTGAAGAAATTCACATCCTCAGGCGAAGGGGCCTGTTCGCTCCTCGCTCTGAACGCGCAATGTCGTCCAGCGTCAAGTAAATTCTTCCCTCCCAAGAGTCCGCGGGGCTTCGAGCACTGCGGCCTGCAGGGCTCGCCCTCTCCTgatctgctgctgcctcacTGTCTAGCCACCCCCtatcctctgcggcgcctctcgagtAGCCCACACTCGGCCTCGTTGTCAGAAAGCccttcgccctccgctcCAGCGCCCTCTCTGgcttctgccgcgtcgccgtcgcgcgctctGGCCTCGAAGTGTATCAAAACTCGCGCGGACGACTCCTGGccagcgtcgccggcagcggcctcaGCTTCAAGCTGCGCAGAACGCGTTGAACTGCcaggggaggaggcgaaagacgACGTTTTGGGGGCTCCGCCAGAGTTTACAAGCGTTCTGGACGGTTCCCCGGAGGGAAAACCTCGCGAAGCGGGCATCTCCTGTCTCAAAGCAAGGTGTAGGACCAGAGCTGTGACttgcgagggagagaccgCCGGCAGCTTGTCTGCggacgccgctgctgcagcgccgccgagaggcggTGCGACAAcctctcccttcttcttcagagTCGCCGCCGAAAACGAAACGGCGCAGGCGTGGAGGGACAAAGAAGTTCGCACTGCGGGGGAGCTCAGCCTGGCGTCACGAAGCGCAGGTCTAGCTGAGAGCCGGTTGTTGCCTTCGGAGGTCTCcgcctcagcagcagcttcaCGAAGCTGGGGCCCGGTCGctggccgcgagcgcggccttTCTCAACTCGTAgactgcgaggcggcgctggcgtttGCAGCCCTTCCGCAGATTCGCTGCCATTCAGTGCTGGAGGGCGCCTGCCCTGGACTCCTCTCGCAGGTCCCACGGGAGCGCGCGAGCCTTCGCGCGAACAGGGAGGGCTTGACACCGTCGGAAAGAGACCGACGCGACCGGAAGGaaaggcgagccgcggaacTGCAAGAAGGCGGTGCGGAGTGCTCTCGCGCATTGCCGATGCCGTCGCATGCAGGGCGCcgtgaagaagagacaggtcTTCACCTGCCTGGACAAGAGCGGGACTTCGACGGGTACTACTGCTGGAATCGCAATCCCTCGGCTCGCTACCCGAAGAAGGGCAACAAAGGCTGCAGACCTGTGTGCAGGGCGATGAGAAAAATAAGGAAGCGTCTGAAGACTGGAAGATAA